The DNA region TAGTGGTGTAAGCGACTACATAGGGGAAATGCTAAAGGGGTCAACCGTTTCGCCATTAATTTTAGCATGGTTAATTGCTACTGTTATACGGGTCTGTGTAGGCTCTGCAACTGTAGCAGGACTTACGGCTGCAGGTATTGTATTGCCGTTAATTGCGAATACAGATGTTAGTCCGGAATTAATGGTTTTGGCTATCGGTTCGGGTAGTTTAATGTTATCGCATGTTAATGACAGTGGGTTTTGGCTCTATAAAGAGTATTTTAATCTTTCGGTAAAAGATACTTTAAAAACATGGACAGTTATGGAAACCACTGTTGGTGTTATGGGGCTTATTGGGGTTCTTATTCTTGATATTTTTATATAAAAACTACGAATCATTGCACGATGATGAAGAGAAGACAATTTATAAACAGAACGGCCCTAGCTATTGCAGGAACTAGTCTCATGGGCTGTTTTGACCACTCTAAGTTTCAATTGAAGAAAAATCAGGTCGTGGGTTGCTTTGGTGATAGCATTACGTACGCGGGAGGTCATGGTTATGTTGAAATGCTTCAGGAAAAATTCAATATAGAAAAGCCGGAACTCAATATTACTTTTATCAACTTTGGAAAAAGTAGTGAGACCGTAAGCGGACTCACGGAGAAAGACCACCCAGGGCCCAGACCGTATCTTTTTGAGCGGTTAGATACTATTTTAGATAAAAATAAGATAGATGTGGCACTTTTCTGTTATGGAATCAATGATGGGATTTATGGTAAACCTTCCGAGAAATTATTTAGAAGTTTTAAAATAGGAGTTTATTCCTTCCTAGAAAAAATGAGGCAAAGAGATATTCCTACTATTTTGCTTACTCCACCTCCTTTGGCCAATTTAGCAGCAAAAGCTCATGAGGGAAATTCATATAGCTACAAAAACCCATATCCGAAGTATGATGCAGAGGTGTTACAAGAGTTTACCAATATCATTTTAGAAATGCATCACCCATATGCAAATGCCGAGATAAACATTCGTAAACCTCTTTTTAATGGTCAAAAAGAGTGTTATGGCAAAGACCCTATTCATCCTAATAGGAGCGGTCATAAGTTAATTGCCGATACGATTTTCAGTAATTTATCGTTTTAACATTGCGTTAAGCCCCCGTGGCAGGGTATTTGTTATCTTTATCTTGATTTTTTTAATTCGATGATCAAAAACTATTCGGTATTGGTATTAGCTGTTATGCTGTTTTCCTTTTCAGGGATGGCACAGACCGATATTCCTCAAAAGAAAGATTTAAAAATAGATGCAGCCAATAAAATAGATGATAATGCTAAGCCTAATGAAGGAACATCTTTGAAAATTCCTTCTGTAGTTGATGATCAACCTCAGGTTGAATTGGATTTTGCAAAACGGAATCCGGTTAAGATGATTGATGACCGAGAATTAGTGCAGGCGGGAGCAGGCATGAAAATTGACCCTAAAGTTGGACCAATACAACCTAAGGAAGGTTCAAAGCAGCATTTCCCGGATATGTACATGGGCGATGTAAAAAACAATGGCAAATTTGTTGGTATTGTTTGTCGAGACCATGAAAATGTAGATGGCGACCGTATAAAAATTTATGTCAATGGGGATGTTGTTGACCCTAATATCCTTTTAACAGGTTCTTTTAAAGGCGTAAATATAGATTTGAAAAAAGGGTTTAATCGTGTAGATTTTGAGGCTCTTAACACCGGAACTTCCGCACCTAATACCGCTCAGGTAAACGTTTATGATGATAAAGGGGAACTAATTTACGCTAATAAATGGTTGCTCTCCGAGGGTTCTAAAGCTACCTTGATTATTACTAAAGAGGAGGATTAATAGTTTTTTTTCTATTTGGTATAGACTTTAATTGCGTTTCTATTTGAACAGTTTGTGATTTAGATAACAATCCTAAAAAGTGGAGTACCACTTTTTACCGTAACTTTGGCCTCTTCAAACCTTCTTCCATGGCCGAAAAAAAAGTTAGTATACTTACCGCGTTTAAGACCATTATTTGGCCTAGACGAAATTTAGTTTTTATTGGACTACTTCTCATTGTAATTAGTAAAGCGGCAAGTTTTGTGGCTCCAATGTCCCTAAAGTATTTGATGGACGATATTATACCCAATAAGGATATCGAGTTTTTGAAGCTGCTCGTGGGACTGGTTGCGTTGGCCATTTTGGTACAGGCGGTTACGTCGTTTTTGTTGACTAAAATTTTGAGCGTACAGGCGCAATTTTTGATTTCCGAACTTCGGGCGCAAGTACAGAAAAAAGTACTCTCTTTGCCTATTCGTTTTTTTGATAATGCAAAGTCGGGAGCTTTGGTTTCCCGTATTATGAGCGATGTTGAGGGCGTTCGTAATTTAATCGGTACCGGTTTGGTACAATTGGTGGGCGGTACTATTACGGCTGTAGTTTCGCTCATATTACTTTTGCGCATAAGCTGGACCATGACTGTTTTTACCTTGGTGCCTTTAGCTATTTTTGCCGTTATAGCCTTGAAGGCATTTAAGATTATTAGACCTATTTTTAGGAACCGGGGAAAGATAAATGCCGAAGTTAAAGGTAGACTTACCGAAACTTTAGGAGGTGTACGGGTAATTAAAGGTTTTAATGCCGAGATACAAGAAAATAAAATATTTGAAGAAGGGGTTGATCGTCTTTTTCAAAATGTGAAAAAGAGTTTGACGGCTACCGCTTTTATGACCAGTTCCTCAACCTTTCTTTTAGGGATTGCCACAACCGGAATTATGGGTATTGGAGGTTATAAAATCATGATGGATGAATTGACTGTCGGTGAATTTTTAACCTTTACTTTTTTGTTGGGATTGATGGTAGCGCCCATAGTACAAATGAGCAATATAGGAAGTCAGTTAACCGAAGCCTTGGCCGGGTTGGACCGTACGGAAGAACTCATGAACATGACTCCTGAATCTGATGAAGAAAACCGAACAATTGTTCTGGATGATGTTCAAGGCGATATTGTTTTTGACGATGTTTCTTTTTCGTATGAAGAAGATAAAGAAGTGCTCCATAATATTAATTTTGAGGTAAAGTCAGGTAACGTAGTGGCTCTAGTAGGGAGTTCTGGCTCTGGGAAATCTACAATTGCCGGGTTAGCGGCTACTTTTCTAAATCCACAGTCAGGTAAAATTACTATAGATGGCAAGGATGTCTCAAAAGTGAACTTGAATAGCTTCCGGCAGCATTTGGGGGTTGTTTTGCAAGACGATTTTCTTTTTGAGGGAACCATACGGGAGAACATTCTTTTTCCGCGGCCTAATGCTTCCGAAGAGCAATTACAGCAGGCTGTTAAAGCGGCATATGTAAATGAATTTACGGATCGGTTCGATGACGGATTGGATACGTTGATAGGGGAACGAGGCGTGAAACTATCGGGTGGTCAACGCCAGCGTATTGCTATTGCAAGGGCTGTTTTGGCGGACCCTAAAATCTTGATTTTAGATGAAGCTACTTCTAATTTGGATACCGAAAGTGAGGCATTGATACAAAAGAGTTTGGCCGCCCTTACCGAAGGACGTACCACATTTGTAATCGCACACAGATTAAGTACAATCAGAAAAGCGAATCAGATTTTAGTTATCGAAAATGGAAGAATTGCCGAAGAAGGCACCCACGATGCGCTTATTGCTAAGGAAGGTAGGTATTTTAATCTATTTACTTATCAGGCAAGGATTTAACTCTCAGGAGCTAATTCCACTTCTAACCCATCTAAATCTGGGGTCATGTGAATTTGACAGCCCAGACGGCTGTTGTCTTTCACATCAAAGGCTTCCGCTAGCATAGCATCTTCATCATCTGATTTTTCAGGAAGCGCATGGTCAGACTCTACATAGCACTGGCAAGAAGCACACATGGCCATACCTCCACAGATTCCAATAGTTCCTTCAGGGGCCAATTCGTAGGAACGAACAACCTCCATAAGATTCATGTTCATATCGGTTGGGGCATCTACCTCATGGGCAACTCCGTCGCGGTCGGTTATTTTTATTTTTATATCGGACATTAGAAAAGGAATTAGTAGTTAGGGATTAGGTGTTAGTTTTTATGAATTGGTTGACTTTCTTGGGGTCATTGATTGTATAAGTCCAAAGAGCATTCTAGAAATTTCGTTAGACTGTTTGATTAACTCTGTTGTTTCCGGTGATTCTTAAAAAATGAAGTCTCTTGGAAAGATATAACATGGAACGTACCTCGCTATTTGAACTTGTTGCAAAATATAAAAATCGAATAAAATCAGGATTCGTGCGTCTGTCAAACCCTTCGGCTATATTGTTAGAAATTGATATCGATGCTCTTAGAATTTGGTCTTTAAAAGAATAGTCTTTGGAGTTTGAAAACTTTTGGTAGATAACAACAGCAAAATCTTGTGCTTTCTGCCACACCAATACATCTTCAAACCTTTTAACTGCCATATGCTTCTATGTTATAGTTTTAAGAACTAACTCCTAATTCCTATATACCTAGCTTCCTAATTTATACTCTTTACAACTGCCTTAGGTGCTTCTTTTTTACTTCCGTCAAAACCGGTTACACCGCCTACGGTTGTATATTTCATTACATATTTCTTATCAGGATAAATACGCTGATAAGCGCTTTGGCACATTAAGGTGGCTTCGTGGAAACCACAAAGAATCAGTTTTAACTTCCCAGGATAGGTATTTACATCGCCTATGGCATAAATTCCCGGCACGTTGGTCTGATAATCAAATGTGTTTACTTTAATGGCATTTTTCTCTATTTCCAGTCCCCAATCAGCAATGGGGCCTAATTTTGGAGAAAGCCCAAAAAGCGGCACAAAATTATCAACTTCTAAGGTAACATCCTCATCGGGATTTGTTGTTTTTCTAATGGAAACCGCCTCTAACTTGTCATCACCTTTTAATGCTACGATTTCAGCCGGGGTAATCAAATTGATTTTCCCTTCGTTTTTAAGCTGCTGTACTTTTTCCACGGAGTCTAAAGCACCCCTAAATTCATTTCTACGATGAACCAAAGTGACCTCGGCAGCAACATCGGCTAAAAATATACTCCAGTCTAGCGCGGAATCTCCACCTCCTGCAATTACCACTTTTTTGTCACGATAGACTTCAGGGTCCTTTATGATGTATGAAACTCCATTGTCTTCATACTTTTTAAGATTCTGGAGTAATGGTTTTCTAGGTTCAAAACTGCCCAGACCACCAGCAATAGCAACAACGGGTGCATGATGTTTGGTGCCTTTATTTGTGGTAACTATGAAGGTGCCATCCTCTAGTTTTTCTATAGTCTGAGCCCTTTCGCCTAAAGTAAAGCCAGGTTCAAAAGGTTTTATTTGATCCATAAGATTGTTCACTAAATCCCCTGCCAACACTTCAGGAAAGCCTGGTATGTCGTAAATTGGTTTTTTAGGATAAATCTCGGAGCATTGTCCACCTGCTTGTGGTAGGGCATCTATTAAATGACATTTGAGCTTTAGTAGACCTGCCTCAAAAACGGCAAAAAGCCCTGTTGGGCCAGCTCCTATAATCAATATGTCTGTCTTGATCATTGAGTTTTGCATAAATTTTGGACGAAATTAGTGTTAAAAGGTCAGAAATAAAATGATAAAAATCAGCGTGTTAAACGCCAATATTTATCACTTCTTCAATTTGTGGCGCATGCTTTTTAATAGTCATTTCCACACCACTCTTTAAGGTCATCTGGTTAACGCTGCAACCCACGCAAGCCCCTTCTAATCTCACTTTAACGGAATTTTCGTTATCTATGGAAACCAAAGATATATCTCCACCATCGCTCTGCAAAAAAGGACGGATTTCCTCTAGTGCTTTTTCTACTTTCAGTGTTAATTCTTCTGAGGCCATATTATTTTTTCTTAACGGCAGAACAGCCTGCCATAGTTGTTATTTTAATTGCTTCGGTTGGGGGAAGACTTTTGTTTCTGCCCACAACCTCTTGTACCACATTTTTTGTGATTTCTTCAAAGGCTTCTTCCACAGGAGTAGCAGTTTGCATTGCTGCTGGTCTTCCTACGTCTCCGGCTTCTCGTATGCTCTGAACTAGAGGAATCTCGCCCAAGAAAGGTACGTCTAAATCTTCAGACAGATTTTTTGCGCCTTCCTTACCAAAAATGTAATACTTATTATCAGGAAGCTCGTCTGGTGTAAAATAAGCCATATTCTCTACAATTCCCAAAACAGGAACATTTATAGAGTCTTGTTGAAACATAGCAACCCCTTTTCTGGCATCTGCCAAAGCAACGTTCTGAGGTGTGCTTACCACTACGGCTCCAGTTACGGGCATAGCTTGCATGATGCTCAAATGAATATCTCCTGTTCCCGGAGGAAGGTCGATAAGCATAAAATCCAATTCGCCCCAATGTGCATCAAAAATCATTTGATTCAACGCTTTTGCAGCCATTGGACCACGCCAGATTACCGCTTGGTTGGGCTGGGTGAAAAAACCAATGGATAACATCTTTACGCCATAATTCTCTACCGGTTTCATTTTTGATTTTCCATCAACATTAACAGCCAAAGGCTTTTCCATAGGAACATCAAACATTATTGGCATGGAAGGACCGTAAATGTCAGCATCTAAAACGCCTACTTTAAAGCCCATTTTAGCCAAGGTTACCGCTAAATTTGCAGTAACCGTAGATTTACCTACACCACCTTTACCGGAAGCAACGGCTATTATATTTTTGATGCCGGGTAATGGTTTGCCCTTTATTTCATTGGCCTTAGGTTTTGCTGGAGCATCTACCTTAATGTTGACTTTTATCTTAGCCTTTTCGTAAACCTCACGGTGTATGATTTTTAGAATCTCCACCTCGGTTTTTTTTCTGGCCTGTAAACTAGGGTTGCCAATGGTAATATCCACTTCAACCTCATCTCCAAAAATCTGTATATTTTTAACTGCACCGCTTTCTACCATATTTTGGCCCTCACCGGGTACGGTAATATTCTCTAGTGCTCTTAAAACTTCTTTTTTATCAATCTTCATTATATAAAATCATTCTAAAGAACAAAGATACGGCATAAGGGTAAGAAACTAAAGTGTTTGTGTTGAAATGTAATAGAGGGTAATAGGTGTTAGTGATTAGGCGTTAGTATGATGTGTTCTAAGCTCTTATGGAAATGGAGATTTTTGGGACCTTATAAATAATTTAATCTTTTCAATTTGTCCTAATTTTTTTAAAATTTACAAATAATTACATATATTTATAATGGGATGATTTATCCTAAAAAATTAAAAATTAGGATATTTTATAAATTATGATGGAAAAGGCACCTGATTTAGATGGTTATAATATTCGAGTGATACAAGATTTCAAAAACGAAAATGTTTATACAAGTTTAATTGTTCCACAATTAAATAAGATTGAAAAGGATTATTTGTATTGGGATAAAATCAAGTATGTCAAAAAACCGAATTCTTTAGAAATGGAATATCCGGAGGATTATCCATCTGAAGTTTGGAGATTGGTGAAAACCCAAAGAATGCTTAATTTAAGAAGTTATAGTTTAAGACGTTGGGATGATGATGGTAGATTTCCTAGTAGGGTTGGAATTGATTATAAATTTTACCCTAATTCCTCACTACAACAAAAGCTACACTATCTAGATTTTAATTTCGGCGCAGGAATTCAAAAAGAAAAATTGCTTTCCGATTTAGATAAGGATCAGTATCTTAATAATGCCCTTATGGAAGAATCTATCTT from Zobellia alginiliquefaciens includes:
- a CDS encoding GDSL-type esterase/lipase family protein; its protein translation is MMKRRQFINRTALAIAGTSLMGCFDHSKFQLKKNQVVGCFGDSITYAGGHGYVEMLQEKFNIEKPELNITFINFGKSSETVSGLTEKDHPGPRPYLFERLDTILDKNKIDVALFCYGINDGIYGKPSEKLFRSFKIGVYSFLEKMRQRDIPTILLTPPPLANLAAKAHEGNSYSYKNPYPKYDAEVLQEFTNIILEMHHPYANAEINIRKPLFNGQKECYGKDPIHPNRSGHKLIADTIFSNLSF
- a CDS encoding ABC transporter ATP-binding protein; the encoded protein is MAEKKVSILTAFKTIIWPRRNLVFIGLLLIVISKAASFVAPMSLKYLMDDIIPNKDIEFLKLLVGLVALAILVQAVTSFLLTKILSVQAQFLISELRAQVQKKVLSLPIRFFDNAKSGALVSRIMSDVEGVRNLIGTGLVQLVGGTITAVVSLILLLRISWTMTVFTLVPLAIFAVIALKAFKIIRPIFRNRGKINAEVKGRLTETLGGVRVIKGFNAEIQENKIFEEGVDRLFQNVKKSLTATAFMTSSSTFLLGIATTGIMGIGGYKIMMDELTVGEFLTFTFLLGLMVAPIVQMSNIGSQLTEALAGLDRTEELMNMTPESDEENRTIVLDDVQGDIVFDDVSFSYEEDKEVLHNINFEVKSGNVVALVGSSGSGKSTIAGLAATFLNPQSGKITIDGKDVSKVNLNSFRQHLGVVLQDDFLFEGTIRENILFPRPNASEEQLQQAVKAAYVNEFTDRFDDGLDTLIGERGVKLSGGQRQRIAIARAVLADPKILILDEATSNLDTESEALIQKSLAALTEGRTTFVIAHRLSTIRKANQILVIENGRIAEEGTHDALIAKEGRYFNLFTYQARI
- a CDS encoding 2Fe-2S iron-sulfur cluster-binding protein; translation: MSDIKIKITDRDGVAHEVDAPTDMNMNLMEVVRSYELAPEGTIGICGGMAMCASCQCYVESDHALPEKSDDEDAMLAEAFDVKDNSRLGCQIHMTPDLDGLEVELAPES
- a CDS encoding four helix bundle protein, with amino-acid sequence MAVKRFEDVLVWQKAQDFAVVIYQKFSNSKDYSFKDQILRASISISNNIAEGFDRRTNPDFIRFLYFATSSNSEVRSMLYLSKRLHFLRITGNNRVNQTV
- a CDS encoding NAD(P)/FAD-dependent oxidoreductase, with amino-acid sequence MIKTDILIIGAGPTGLFAVFEAGLLKLKCHLIDALPQAGGQCSEIYPKKPIYDIPGFPEVLAGDLVNNLMDQIKPFEPGFTLGERAQTIEKLEDGTFIVTTNKGTKHHAPVVAIAGGLGSFEPRKPLLQNLKKYEDNGVSYIIKDPEVYRDKKVVIAGGGDSALDWSIFLADVAAEVTLVHRRNEFRGALDSVEKVQQLKNEGKINLITPAEIVALKGDDKLEAVSIRKTTNPDEDVTLEVDNFVPLFGLSPKLGPIADWGLEIEKNAIKVNTFDYQTNVPGIYAIGDVNTYPGKLKLILCGFHEATLMCQSAYQRIYPDKKYVMKYTTVGGVTGFDGSKKEAPKAVVKSIN
- a CDS encoding NifU family protein — translated: MASEELTLKVEKALEEIRPFLQSDGGDISLVSIDNENSVKVRLEGACVGCSVNQMTLKSGVEMTIKKHAPQIEEVINIGV
- a CDS encoding Mrp/NBP35 family ATP-binding protein, giving the protein MKIDKKEVLRALENITVPGEGQNMVESGAVKNIQIFGDEVEVDITIGNPSLQARKKTEVEILKIIHREVYEKAKIKVNIKVDAPAKPKANEIKGKPLPGIKNIIAVASGKGGVGKSTVTANLAVTLAKMGFKVGVLDADIYGPSMPIMFDVPMEKPLAVNVDGKSKMKPVENYGVKMLSIGFFTQPNQAVIWRGPMAAKALNQMIFDAHWGELDFMLIDLPPGTGDIHLSIMQAMPVTGAVVVSTPQNVALADARKGVAMFQQDSINVPVLGIVENMAYFTPDELPDNKYYIFGKEGAKNLSEDLDVPFLGEIPLVQSIREAGDVGRPAAMQTATPVEEAFEEITKNVVQEVVGRNKSLPPTEAIKITTMAGCSAVKKK